A section of the Leptotrichia buccalis C-1013-b genome encodes:
- the yaaA gene encoding S4 domain-containing protein YaaA, with translation MENKIEEVVINTEFIKLDQLLKWANFTGSGVEAKMFIQNGEVKVNDAVETRRGKKIYDGDVVEFAGEKVAVRAKH, from the coding sequence ATGGAAAATAAAATTGAAGAAGTGGTGATAAATACTGAGTTTATAAAATTGGACCAGCTTTTAAAATGGGCAAATTTCACAGGTTCGGGAGTGGAAGCGAAAATGTTTATTCAGAATGGTGAAGTAAAAGTAAATGACGCTGTGGAAACTAGACGTGGGAAAAAAATTTATGATGGGGATGTTGTGGAGTTTGCTGGAGAAAAAGTTGCTGTAAGGGCAAAGCATTAA
- a CDS encoding DciA family protein yields MDGIKDLKNLALEAIEKRSSLLKNEKYILWKIKKNWTHIVNGPIGEKTYPKSLFNGNLVVVINDGIIYHTTIMYAENIKDKINTFLNGKFLESIEFTKVNYKIKRDLLDELIENEEKRGTIRVGEIPRGNVKEKRGNAGSENKITEKVKDIVLSAQEIKEIHENIDKIDKKYEDIARRLEKIVIKLKKREKYLKNNGYIECENCKILFFPESKEKICFECRMEEENRKFQNMSNLIRNNPYISEKQAVRMTNTDKSTYYKARDILAQQTYNDMLYYCLEKNKEISLNEDYKFEIRSESREDVEKFIKNYVDYKIGSDNEDVFKIERKWALRKLRKDMKFRIENNRKY; encoded by the coding sequence ATGGACGGAATTAAGGATTTAAAGAATTTGGCACTGGAAGCGATTGAGAAAAGAAGTTCACTTTTAAAGAATGAAAAATATATTTTGTGGAAAATCAAGAAAAACTGGACACATATTGTGAATGGTCCTATTGGCGAAAAAACTTATCCAAAGAGCTTGTTTAATGGAAATCTGGTTGTAGTAATTAATGATGGAATTATTTATCATACAACGATAATGTATGCAGAAAATATAAAGGATAAAATAAATACGTTTTTGAATGGAAAATTTTTGGAAAGTATTGAATTTACGAAAGTAAATTACAAAATAAAGCGTGATTTGCTGGATGAACTTATTGAAAATGAGGAAAAAAGAGGGACAATTCGGGTTGGGGAAATCCCTAGAGGGAATGTTAAGGAAAAAAGGGGAAATGCTGGTTCAGAAAATAAAATTACAGAAAAAGTGAAGGATATTGTGCTTTCTGCACAAGAAATTAAAGAAATTCACGAGAATATTGATAAAATTGATAAGAAGTATGAAGATATTGCCAGAAGGCTGGAAAAAATTGTGATAAAGCTGAAAAAGAGGGAAAAATATCTGAAAAATAACGGATACATTGAATGCGAAAACTGTAAAATCTTATTTTTTCCGGAAAGTAAAGAGAAAATTTGTTTTGAATGTAGGATGGAAGAGGAAAATCGAAAATTTCAGAATATGTCAAATTTAATAAGAAATAATCCATATATATCTGAAAAACAGGCGGTAAGAATGACAAATACTGATAAATCCACATATTACAAGGCACGAGATATTTTGGCACAGCAGACTTACAACGACATGCTTTATTATTGCCTTGAAAAAAACAAGGAAATTTCGTTAAATGAAGATTATAAATTTGAAATTCGGAGTGAATCAAGGGAAGATGTGGAAAAATTTATAAAAAATTATGTAGATTATAAAATTGGGAGCGATAATGAGGACGTTTTTAAGATTGAGAGAAAGTGGGCTTTGAGAAAGTTGCGGAAGGATATGAAATTTAGGATTGAGAACAATAGGAAGTATTGA
- the recF gene encoding DNA replication/repair protein RecF (All proteins in this family for which functions are known are DNA-binding proteins that assist the filamentation of RecA onto DNA for the initiation of recombination or recombinational repair.), translating to MYLDQISFNNFRCLVDGKLKFDRYFNLIYGKNGQGKTSLIEAVHFLATGKSFRTKKVKEIRKYNLNRLIVFGKYRHKDLSENIIAIDVNEDKKDFYIDREKNKYINYVGLLNIISFIPEDIELIIGNPGIRRNFFNYEISQAKKEYLQSIVNFEKILKVRNKLIKEKKTGEEIYKIYNEKFIEEGLNIVLNRREFIKKLSILLNLNYRKLFDENSELKLKYDCFLGDVEKKTREELKEKFEILCRRKSEREKFLGYSLLGPQKDDFVFELNGKNAKAYSSQGEKKSIIFSLKISEIDILIKEKKEYPIFIMDDIASYFDEVRKKSILSYFVNKKIQCFITSTEDLGIEGKKFIVEKGKIINE from the coding sequence ATGTATTTGGATCAGATTAGTTTTAATAACTTTCGGTGCCTTGTGGATGGGAAGTTGAAGTTTGACAGGTATTTTAATTTAATATATGGGAAGAATGGACAGGGGAAGACATCGCTTATTGAGGCTGTTCATTTTTTGGCTACGGGGAAAAGTTTTAGGACTAAGAAGGTTAAGGAGATTCGCAAGTATAACTTGAACAGGCTGATTGTGTTTGGGAAGTACAGACATAAGGATTTGTCGGAAAATATTATTGCTATTGATGTTAATGAGGATAAGAAGGACTTTTATATTGATAGGGAGAAAAATAAATATATAAATTATGTGGGGCTTTTGAATATTATTTCGTTTATTCCTGAGGATATTGAGCTGATTATTGGGAATCCCGGCATTAGAAGGAATTTTTTTAATTATGAGATTTCGCAGGCGAAAAAGGAGTATTTGCAGTCGATTGTGAATTTTGAAAAAATATTGAAGGTAAGAAATAAACTTATAAAGGAAAAAAAGACTGGGGAGGAAATTTATAAGATTTATAATGAAAAATTTATTGAGGAAGGGCTGAATATCGTTTTAAATCGACGGGAATTTATAAAAAAATTGTCGATTCTTCTAAATTTGAATTACCGAAAATTATTTGATGAAAATTCGGAGTTGAAATTAAAATACGACTGTTTTCTTGGGGATGTGGAAAAGAAAACAAGGGAAGAACTGAAAGAAAAATTTGAGATTTTGTGCAGAAGGAAAAGTGAGAGGGAAAAATTTCTCGGATATAGCCTGCTCGGTCCGCAAAAAGACGATTTTGTCTTTGAGTTAAATGGGAAAAATGCAAAGGCGTATTCTTCACAAGGGGAGAAAAAATCTATAATATTTTCGCTAAAAATTTCAGAAATTGATATTTTAATAAAGGAAAAAAAGGAGTATCCGATATTTATAATGGACGACATCGCTTCGTATTTTGATGAAGTCAGAAAAAAAAGTATTTTAAGTTATTTTGTAAATAAAAAAATCCAATGTTTTATAACTTCGACAGAGGATTTAGGTATAGAAGGGAAAAAATTTATTGTAGAAAAGGGGAAAATAATTAATGAATAA
- the mnmG gene encoding tRNA uridine-5-carboxymethylaminomethyl(34) synthesis enzyme MnmG, whose product MKNYDIIVVGAGHAGVEAALAAARHGLKTALFTIYLDNIAMMSCNPSVGGPGKSHLVSELGMLGGEMARHIDNYNLQLKNLNHTKGLASRITRAQADKYWYRIKMREIIEKQENLDLVQGIVVDLIVENKKVMGVEDNLGIKYGAKAVVLCTGTFLDGEYVMGDVKYSSGRQGEPASVDLPDRLVEYGFELDRYQTATPPRIDKSSIDFSKTEELKGEDKPRYFSYETKKEYNSTLPTWLTFTTPETIRVGQEMLKYSPIVTGIVSTKGPRHCPSLDRKIMNFPEKTNHQIFLEQESVESDEIYINGFTTAMPPFAQEAMLKTISGLENAKIVRYGYAVEYNFVPAYQLKLTLETKVLDGLYTAGTINGTSGYEEAACQGFMAGVNAARKILGKKEIVIDRSEGYIGVLIDDIINKKTPEPYRVLPSRAEYRLTLRQDNIFIRLLEKAKEIGLLNAEKLTELENTCQEIENEIERLKSITVYPTKENNEKLLEIVEKQNQSESAEIEKTSKNSMNSPVSAFEFLARKEINYNNLSEFVKTVKLSDLAKEQVEINAKYNVFIEREKAQIEKFKKLEKMIIPKDFDYESVKGLSNIAISGLIYGQPETIGQASRISGVTYNDISLLIAILKN is encoded by the coding sequence ATGAAAAATTATGACATAATTGTTGTTGGAGCGGGACATGCTGGGGTGGAAGCTGCTCTTGCAGCGGCAAGACATGGACTGAAAACAGCATTATTTACAATATATCTTGACAATATTGCAATGATGTCGTGCAATCCATCTGTTGGAGGTCCTGGAAAAAGCCATCTGGTTTCGGAACTTGGAATGCTTGGTGGAGAAATGGCACGGCATATTGACAATTACAATTTGCAGTTAAAGAATTTGAATCATACGAAGGGGCTGGCTTCACGAATTACAAGGGCTCAAGCCGATAAATACTGGTACAGGATTAAAATGAGGGAAATTATCGAAAAGCAGGAAAATTTAGATTTGGTGCAGGGAATTGTTGTAGATTTGATTGTGGAAAATAAAAAGGTTATGGGAGTTGAAGACAATCTTGGGATAAAATATGGGGCAAAGGCTGTTGTTTTATGTACAGGAACGTTCTTAGACGGAGAATATGTTATGGGGGATGTAAAATATTCGTCAGGGCGGCAAGGAGAGCCTGCGAGCGTGGATTTGCCTGATAGACTTGTGGAATATGGCTTTGAGCTGGATAGATACCAGACAGCCACTCCTCCGAGAATTGACAAATCTTCAATTGATTTTTCAAAAACAGAGGAATTAAAGGGAGAGGACAAGCCACGATATTTTTCTTACGAAACAAAAAAAGAATATAATTCTACTTTACCAACTTGGCTTACATTCACCACACCTGAAACAATAAGAGTGGGACAGGAAATGCTTAAATATTCACCAATTGTTACAGGAATTGTAAGTACGAAAGGTCCACGGCACTGCCCTTCCCTTGACAGAAAGATTATGAATTTTCCAGAAAAGACAAATCATCAGATATTTCTGGAGCAGGAATCTGTAGAATCAGATGAAATCTACATAAACGGATTTACTACAGCAATGCCTCCATTTGCACAGGAAGCAATGTTAAAAACGATTAGTGGGCTAGAAAATGCTAAAATTGTGCGTTACGGGTATGCTGTGGAATATAACTTTGTACCTGCGTATCAGTTAAAATTAACTCTTGAAACAAAAGTTCTGGATGGACTTTACACAGCGGGAACGATTAATGGAACGAGTGGATATGAAGAAGCAGCCTGTCAAGGATTTATGGCGGGAGTGAATGCTGCGAGAAAAATTTTAGGGAAAAAGGAAATTGTGATTGACAGAAGTGAGGGATATATCGGTGTTTTGATAGACGATATAATAAATAAAAAAACGCCAGAGCCTTATCGTGTATTGCCTTCAAGAGCTGAATACAGACTGACTTTGCGTCAAGACAACATTTTTATAAGACTTTTGGAAAAAGCGAAGGAAATTGGGTTATTAAATGCTGAAAAATTGACAGAACTTGAAAATACGTGTCAGGAAATTGAAAACGAAATCGAAAGACTGAAGAGCATTACAGTTTATCCAACTAAGGAAAATAATGAAAAATTACTTGAAATTGTAGAAAAACAAAATCAATCTGAAAGTGCGGAAATTGAAAAAACTAGTAAAAATAGCATGAACAGCCCTGTTTCAGCTTTTGAATTTCTTGCGAGAAAAGAAATTAACTATAATAATTTAAGTGAATTTGTGAAAACTGTGAAATTGTCGGATTTAGCGAAGGAGCAAGTGGAAATAAATGCGAAATATAACGTATTTATTGAAAGGGAAAAGGCACAGATTGAGAAATTTAAAAAACTGGAAAAAATGATAATTCCAAAGGATTTTGACTATGAAAGCGTAAAAGGACTTAGCAATATTGCTATTTCTGGGCTTATATATGGACAGCCTGAAACGATTGGGCAGGCTAGTAGAATTAGTGGAGTTACTTATAATGATATTTCGCTTTTAATTGCGATTTTGAAGAATTGA
- a CDS encoding spherulation-specific family 4 protein — protein sequence MKKIFLIIGMLLGINGFSDKNVNKNNVKIKQSVIATTYTYPDGKNSFWSDVLTLGKEKVPYVLINPNNGAGKKMEVNYAAQIKKNKEAGIKNIAYIATTYQRRNIKEVKAEVDRYFEFYGTDSINGFFFDEIASSTSQQVSYMKEIFDYVKSKSKNNLVIANPGAPITDAISPYADIFVTSEVSTNTYIKKFEKPKSNFENNQSNAKHIWHIVHSAAPKEYAEIIRLSRERNAGWLMITDDIMPNPYDRKPSKFIEMVNMINN from the coding sequence ATGAAGAAAATATTTTTAATAATAGGAATGCTACTCGGAATCAATGGGTTTTCAGATAAAAATGTTAATAAAAATAATGTGAAAATAAAGCAGTCTGTGATAGCTACGACGTACACTTATCCAGATGGAAAAAATTCGTTTTGGAGTGATGTTTTGACACTTGGGAAAGAAAAAGTTCCTTATGTTTTGATAAATCCAAATAATGGAGCAGGGAAAAAGATGGAAGTGAATTATGCGGCTCAAATTAAGAAAAATAAGGAGGCTGGAATTAAGAATATTGCCTATATTGCGACAACTTATCAAAGAAGAAATATTAAGGAAGTAAAGGCCGAAGTTGACAGATATTTTGAATTTTATGGGACAGACAGTATAAATGGATTCTTTTTTGATGAAATTGCTTCAAGTACTTCTCAGCAGGTAAGCTATATGAAGGAAATCTTTGATTATGTAAAAAGCAAGTCAAAAAATAATCTTGTAATTGCCAATCCTGGAGCACCGATTACAGATGCAATTTCTCCGTATGCGGATATTTTTGTGACAAGTGAGGTAAGTACGAATACATATATCAAGAAGTTTGAAAAGCCCAAATCTAATTTTGAAAATAACCAGTCAAATGCAAAACATATCTGGCATATTGTGCATAGTGCTGCTCCAAAGGAGTATGCTGAGATTATAAGGCTGTCAAGAGAGAGAAATGCTGGGTGGCTGATGATAACGGACGATATTATGCCAAATCCTTATGACAGGAAACCGTCTAAATTTATAGAAATGGTAAATATGATTAATAATTAA
- a CDS encoding EamA family transporter: protein MWIVFAFASAIFAGLTAILAKIGVKNVDSNVATAIRTVVIVIFAGFMAFMIKGYESELTLKSLTFLILSGISTGLSWLCYFKALQVGDVNKVAPIDKSSTVLTMILAFLFLREALTVIKIVGILMIGTGTYLMIEKKENTSYENTGKKSWLFYAILSAVFAALTSILGKVGITGIESNYGTAIRSVVVLVMAWIVVFTAKKQIEVKNIDKKTFIFLVLSGITTGLSWLTMYRALQDGQASVVVAIDKLSILFTVAFSYVAFKEKLNIKSFAGLIGITVGTLILLI, encoded by the coding sequence ATGTGGATTGTATTTGCATTTGCTTCGGCTATATTTGCAGGATTGACGGCAATTTTGGCAAAAATAGGAGTAAAAAATGTTGATTCGAATGTTGCAACAGCTATAAGGACAGTAGTAATTGTAATATTTGCAGGTTTTATGGCTTTTATGATTAAAGGTTATGAAAGTGAGCTAACATTAAAATCCTTAACTTTTCTTATCCTTTCAGGAATTTCGACAGGATTATCGTGGCTATGCTATTTTAAGGCACTTCAGGTTGGAGATGTGAATAAAGTTGCTCCAATTGATAAATCGAGTACAGTATTAACAATGATTTTAGCATTTTTATTTTTAAGAGAAGCGTTAACGGTAATAAAAATCGTAGGTATTTTGATGATTGGTACAGGAACATATCTTATGATAGAAAAAAAAGAAAATACTAGTTATGAAAATACTGGTAAAAAATCATGGTTATTTTATGCTATCTTATCAGCAGTATTTGCTGCTCTTACTTCAATACTGGGAAAAGTTGGAATTACTGGAATAGAGTCAAATTATGGAACAGCAATAAGATCGGTTGTTGTACTTGTAATGGCCTGGATTGTAGTTTTTACAGCGAAAAAGCAAATAGAAGTAAAGAATATAGATAAAAAAACATTTATATTCTTGGTTTTATCGGGAATTACAACAGGATTATCATGGCTTACAATGTATCGGGCATTGCAGGATGGACAAGCTAGCGTTGTAGTTGCTATTGATAAATTGAGCATTTTGTTTACTGTGGCATTTTCGTATGTTGCATTTAAGGAAAAGTTGAATATTAAATCATTTGCAGGATTGATAGGAATTACAGTTGGAACTTTAATTCTTTTGATTTAG
- a CDS encoding tetratricopeptide repeat protein, giving the protein MYIEELLKEADKAMENYKYEDALVYLKSVLEIDESNYSALMTLSKIYSDFGMFEEAREYAEKLQKKYPDSKDTLFTLGFVYQSLGRLKKAISLYKKFLEIEKNYFVYLNMGMSYALLKYYRKAIENIDKAIEMEPESSEAYIEKGDCLTMMGKYNEAISEYEKLLNSKFNQVEEFLLYARMGDTMAYANDIKAVIKYYNIAINCENVEDYIFEDYYEILFRAEEFEEIKLLLLNYENATYENKRLSRIKMLNLQGRFFVKTEDYENAQKVCDKMIILEPENIRHYVNLVYVLELQHKYDEALEYVAKMAKFTEDKEFLKELKKRLRKNKRKFEKANEKSLENKEK; this is encoded by the coding sequence ATGTATATAGAAGAATTATTAAAAGAAGCGGATAAAGCGATGGAAAATTACAAGTACGAAGATGCGCTTGTGTATTTGAAGTCGGTACTTGAAATTGACGAAAGCAACTATTCAGCACTTATGACACTTTCCAAAATTTATTCAGATTTTGGAATGTTTGAAGAAGCGAGGGAATATGCGGAAAAATTGCAGAAAAAGTATCCTGACAGCAAGGATACGCTTTTTACATTGGGATTTGTCTATCAGTCGCTCGGAAGACTGAAAAAGGCTATTTCGCTTTATAAAAAATTTTTGGAAATAGAAAAAAATTATTTTGTGTATTTGAATATGGGAATGTCTTATGCTTTGTTAAAGTATTATAGAAAGGCGATAGAAAATATTGACAAGGCGATAGAAATGGAGCCTGAAAGCTCAGAAGCATATATTGAGAAAGGCGACTGCCTTACAATGATGGGTAAATATAACGAGGCAATTTCTGAATACGAAAAACTTTTAAACTCGAAATTTAATCAAGTGGAGGAATTTTTACTTTACGCACGAATGGGCGATACAATGGCATATGCAAATGATATAAAGGCGGTTATAAAATATTACAATATCGCTATAAATTGTGAAAATGTAGAAGATTACATATTTGAGGATTATTATGAAATATTGTTTAGGGCAGAGGAGTTTGAGGAAATAAAACTTCTGCTTTTAAATTATGAGAATGCTACATATGAGAATAAAAGGCTTTCGAGAATAAAAATGCTAAATTTGCAAGGAAGATTTTTTGTGAAAACGGAAGATTATGAAAATGCACAGAAGGTTTGTGATAAAATGATTATTTTAGAACCTGAAAATATTCGCCATTACGTGAATTTGGTATATGTGCTGGAATTACAGCATAAATATGACGAAGCACTTGAATATGTGGCTAAAATGGCTAAATTTACAGAAGATAAGGAATTTTTGAAGGAACTGAAAAAGAGATTGAGAAAAAATAAGAGAAAATTTGAAAAAGCAAACGAAAAAAGTTTAGAAAATAAAGAAAAGTAA
- the dnaA gene encoding chromosomal replication initiator protein DnaA yields the protein MNVGKLWEKIKKIMKKRVSEAEFEAFFKNVEATKLEDNKLTLVCNSKLIQQNVGKYKGQMEEIAEIITDEIITIDFEIKKQDIMSYKPEIHSFSRESKEKSSAIYTGLNPKHRFDNFIVGENSKLAYNACLAVVNNPTPVYNPLFIYGSSGLGKTHLMQAVGNEILENNPNKRVYYSTSEEFANEFFKVLNGGRIQHFRDTFRALDVLLLDDIQFFEKVFGRGEGTVEEEFFHTFNKLQELGKQIIMISDKSPKEIKNLSKRLESRFLSGLTVEIQSPGFETRMMILKNMAKTQDIEIDDSILEYISDSLNTNVRELEGTLTNLNARAKLLNEKITLQLVQEMLMHNVKREQSKITAKKVMEQISSQYGVSINDMISKKRQKKVVETRQIAMYLLKNNDDLDLSLTAIGGLFGGKDHSTVISSIRKVEKKTREDVLFKKEIDMLNKKIFKV from the coding sequence ATGAATGTTGGAAAATTGTGGGAAAAAATAAAGAAGATTATGAAAAAAAGAGTAAGTGAAGCAGAATTTGAAGCATTTTTTAAAAATGTGGAAGCAACTAAACTGGAAGATAATAAATTGACTCTGGTATGCAATTCAAAGCTGATACAACAGAATGTGGGAAAATATAAGGGTCAAATGGAAGAAATTGCAGAAATTATAACAGATGAAATAATAACTATAGATTTTGAAATAAAAAAACAGGATATAATGTCATATAAGCCTGAAATTCATAGTTTTTCTAGAGAATCAAAGGAAAAATCTTCAGCAATATATACTGGATTAAATCCAAAGCACAGATTTGATAACTTTATTGTTGGTGAAAATAGTAAATTAGCCTACAATGCCTGTCTTGCGGTTGTAAACAATCCAACTCCTGTTTATAATCCGCTTTTTATTTATGGGAGTTCAGGACTTGGAAAAACCCATCTGATGCAGGCTGTAGGAAATGAAATATTAGAAAATAATCCAAATAAGCGTGTCTATTATTCAACATCGGAAGAATTCGCAAATGAGTTCTTTAAAGTGCTAAATGGCGGACGAATTCAACATTTTAGGGATACATTTAGGGCATTGGATGTACTATTGCTGGATGATATACAGTTCTTTGAAAAGGTTTTTGGACGCGGGGAAGGAACTGTGGAGGAAGAGTTTTTCCACACATTTAACAAGTTGCAGGAACTGGGAAAACAGATAATAATGATTAGCGACAAGTCGCCAAAAGAAATAAAGAATCTCTCAAAGCGTCTGGAATCACGTTTTTTATCAGGATTAACCGTTGAAATCCAGAGTCCAGGTTTTGAAACAAGAATGATGATATTAAAAAACATGGCGAAAACTCAGGATATAGAAATAGACGACAGTATTTTGGAATATATTTCAGATTCCTTAAATACGAATGTAAGGGAACTTGAAGGAACATTGACAAATCTAAATGCACGTGCAAAACTTCTAAATGAAAAAATAACATTACAGTTAGTTCAGGAAATGCTTATGCACAATGTAAAGCGTGAACAGTCAAAAATAACGGCAAAAAAAGTAATGGAACAAATTTCCTCACAGTATGGTGTCAGCATAAACGATATGATATCCAAGAAAAGACAGAAAAAAGTTGTTGAAACACGACAAATTGCAATGTATTTATTAAAAAACAATGATGATTTAGACTTAAGTTTGACTGCAATTGGAGGGCTTTTCGGCGGAAAAGATCATAGCACAGTTATAAGCAGTATCAGGAAAGTTGAAAAAAAAACTCGCGAAGATGTACTGTTTAAGAAGGAAATAGACATGCTGAATAAAAAAATATTTAAAGTATAA
- a CDS encoding AAA family ATPase, with protein sequence MKKGIGIGVEDFSEVIKENCYYIDKTKWIGEILEDKSKIKLFTRPRRFGKTLNMSMLKYFFDIENKEENKKLFSELDIEKSEYMSEQGQYPVIFISLKSIKAKTWEEAIQEIRLLVLELFSEYKYLLEDLDEYDLPRFKKYLLGNADFSELKNALLFLTRILFQKYKKEVILLIDEYDSPLISAYEHHYYSDAIAFFKVFYGEALKTNQYLKMGVMTGIIRVIKAGIFSDLNNLNVYSILENEYSEFFGFNQDEIEETLEYFDVKYELFDVKNWYDGYKFGDSDVYNPWSILKFLKSKKIGSHWIDTSGNFLINQILKNTDSEIMETLEALFNGETVEENISGNSDLSSLLGQEEIWELLLFSGYLTINEKIGEDYEDVYSLRLPNREVREFFRKKFIDVNFGESMFRKAMEGLKNLKFDIFQKYLQNILLKSTSFMDTKNEDFYHGLVLGMMFYLDNHYYVKSNEESGLGRYDVVIEPKNKNNRGFILEFKVVKNEDNLEKVSEEAIEQITEKKYDIGLRDRGIKDVTFVGVAFCGKVVKVSYR encoded by the coding sequence ATGAAAAAAGGTATAGGAATTGGAGTAGAAGATTTTAGTGAAGTAATAAAAGAGAATTGTTATTATATTGACAAAACAAAATGGATAGGAGAAATTTTAGAGGATAAATCAAAAATAAAGCTGTTCACACGTCCTAGAAGATTTGGGAAAACGCTTAATATGTCGATGTTAAAATATTTTTTTGATATTGAAAATAAAGAAGAAAATAAAAAGTTATTTAGTGAACTTGATATTGAAAAATCTGAATATATGTCTGAACAGGGACAGTATCCAGTAATTTTTATTTCACTGAAAAGCATAAAGGCAAAAACTTGGGAGGAAGCAATACAGGAAATTAGACTGCTGGTTTTAGAATTGTTTTCTGAGTACAAGTATCTTCTAGAAGATTTGGATGAGTATGACTTGCCTAGATTTAAGAAGTATTTACTGGGCAATGCAGATTTTTCTGAGTTAAAAAATGCCTTGCTGTTTTTAACTAGAATATTATTTCAGAAGTATAAAAAAGAAGTTATCTTATTAATTGATGAATACGACAGTCCTTTGATTTCTGCTTATGAACATCATTATTATAGCGATGCCATCGCATTTTTTAAAGTATTTTACGGAGAAGCACTGAAAACTAACCAGTATTTAAAAATGGGAGTTATGACTGGGATTATAAGAGTTATTAAGGCTGGAATATTTTCTGACTTGAATAATCTAAATGTTTATTCTATTTTAGAAAATGAATATTCTGAGTTTTTTGGTTTTAATCAGGATGAGATTGAAGAAACTCTTGAATATTTTGATGTAAAGTATGAACTTTTTGATGTTAAGAATTGGTATGATGGTTATAAATTTGGTGATTCTGATGTATATAACCCTTGGAGTATTTTAAAATTTTTAAAATCTAAAAAAATTGGTTCTCACTGGATTGATACTTCTGGGAATTTCTTGATTAATCAGATTTTGAAAAATACAGATTCTGAAATTATGGAAACTTTGGAAGCTCTTTTTAATGGAGAAACTGTTGAAGAAAATATCAGTGGCAATTCTGATTTATCCAGTTTGCTGGGGCAAGAGGAAATTTGGGAACTTCTTTTATTTAGTGGATATTTGACTATTAATGAAAAAATTGGGGAAGACTATGAGGATGTGTATTCCTTGAGATTGCCTAATAGGGAGGTAAGGGAGTTTTTTAGGAAAAAATTTATTGATGTAAATTTTGGGGAAAGTATGTTTAGAAAGGCTATGGAAGGACTTAAAAACCTTAAATTTGACATTTTTCAAAAATATTTACAAAATATTTTATTAAAATCAACAAGTTTTATGGATACTAAAAATGAAGACTTTTATCATGGATTAGTCTTAGGAATGATGTTTTATCTGGATAATCATTATTATGTAAAATCTAATGAAGAAAGTGGCCTTGGAAGATATGATGTTGTAATTGAGCCAAAGAATAAGAACAATAGAGGGTTTATTCTAGAGTTTAAAGTTGTTAAAAATGAAGATAATCTGGAGAAAGTCTCGGAAGAGGCGATAGAGCAGATAACAGAGAAGAAGTATGATATTGGGTTAAGAGATAGAGGTATTAAGGATGTTACTTTTGTTGGAGTTGCTTTTTGCGGAAAAGTGGTAAAAGTCAGTTACAGATAG